A DNA window from Acetobacter aceti NBRC 14818 contains the following coding sequences:
- the dnaG gene encoding DNA primase has protein sequence MSLDAAFLDELRARTPLAPLIARRVKLTRSGRNWKGCCPFHGEKTPSFYVYDDHFHCFGCGAHGDAISFVMQIEGKGFPEAVETLAAEAGLSVPKPSPKAREEAARQKTLGDVLEAAQRIYAHDLHQPTGRPGLDYLRRRGLTDETIAVFGLGWASDRRNALVDALKPQGITPEAMAEAGLMRLDEQGRPKGELFWNRVTFPIRDRRGDLVSFGGRILGDGQPKYLNGPETALYSKRRLLFGFDRARPALRAARPRGAPPAEALVVEGYMDVIALHQAGFTGAVAPLGTAMTPEQLEVLWQATPSPILCFDGDSAGRRAAVRAAETALPLISADRGLRICLLPEGEDPDSLLQRRGRDAVAALFAQARPLADMLFDLLAEGTPAQPTPEQRAALRGRLTQAAARIEDKTLGGEYRSTLLDRFFQTYRHKRPAYGGGRSGKAGPALPDISLGARAETPFSGDRGSLEKLTDLVLRYPWLAERIGDAWCRLALPEDLTDLRSAIMMFVEDDLDAEGQFHPEDIHARLMQVLSVQGLSEKAEAVIRASCSPTTDRQPDPATADETPEMQWWHFYANVNRSEFEADVVRDTEAWTKNGMDPDEWDRLKSRIDALAALRRMEDGFS, from the coding sequence ATGAGCCTTGACGCCGCCTTCCTCGACGAACTCCGCGCGAGAACCCCACTCGCGCCCCTGATCGCTCGTCGCGTCAAGCTCACGCGTTCAGGCCGTAACTGGAAGGGGTGCTGCCCCTTCCACGGCGAAAAAACTCCATCCTTTTACGTCTACGACGACCATTTCCACTGCTTCGGATGCGGCGCGCACGGCGACGCCATCTCCTTCGTCATGCAGATCGAAGGGAAAGGCTTTCCCGAAGCCGTCGAAACCCTCGCCGCCGAAGCCGGACTCAGCGTTCCCAAGCCCAGCCCCAAGGCCCGCGAGGAAGCAGCCCGCCAGAAAACCCTCGGCGACGTGCTTGAAGCCGCCCAGCGCATCTACGCCCACGACCTGCACCAGCCCACCGGACGCCCCGGCCTCGACTACCTCCGTCGACGCGGCCTCACCGACGAGACCATCGCCGTCTTCGGCCTCGGCTGGGCCAGCGACCGCCGCAACGCCCTCGTGGACGCCCTCAAGCCGCAGGGCATCACCCCGGAAGCGATGGCCGAAGCCGGCCTCATGCGCCTCGACGAGCAGGGACGCCCCAAAGGCGAACTGTTCTGGAACCGCGTGACCTTTCCCATCCGCGACCGCCGCGGCGACCTCGTCTCCTTCGGTGGCCGTATCCTCGGCGATGGCCAGCCGAAATATCTCAACGGTCCTGAAACTGCGCTCTACTCCAAGCGCCGTCTCCTATTCGGCTTTGATCGTGCTCGCCCAGCTCTTCGCGCTGCCCGCCCCAGAGGCGCACCGCCCGCCGAGGCTCTGGTCGTTGAAGGCTATATGGACGTCATCGCCCTCCATCAGGCCGGTTTCACGGGTGCTGTCGCCCCGCTCGGAACGGCCATGACGCCCGAGCAGCTGGAAGTTCTCTGGCAGGCAACACCCTCTCCCATCCTCTGCTTTGACGGTGATTCCGCCGGTCGTCGCGCAGCCGTTCGTGCTGCCGAGACTGCGCTGCCTCTCATCTCGGCCGATCGTGGTCTGCGTATCTGCTTGCTTCCCGAGGGCGAGGATCCTGACAGTCTCCTTCAACGTCGTGGACGAGACGCTGTGGCGGCACTGTTCGCTCAGGCCCGTCCTCTGGCCGACATGCTCTTCGATCTGCTTGCTGAAGGTACGCCGGCTCAGCCGACACCGGAGCAGCGCGCTGCTCTCCGTGGTCGCCTCACGCAGGCCGCCGCCAGGATCGAAGACAAGACGCTCGGCGGTGAGTATCGCTCCACGCTTCTCGACAGATTTTTTCAGACCTACCGCCATAAACGTCCTGCCTACGGAGGCGGGCGCTCAGGAAAGGCTGGACCTGCTCTGCCCGACATCAGTCTGGGTGCGAGGGCGGAGACACCCTTTAGCGGTGACAGGGGTAGTCTGGAGAAACTGACAGACCTTGTGCTGCGTTATCCTTGGCTTGCGGAGCGCATCGGGGATGCCTGGTGTCGTCTGGCGTTACCGGAGGACCTGACCGATCTGCGTTCTGCGATCATGATGTTCGTGGAGGACGATCTGGATGCCGAGGGGCAGTTTCATCCGGAAGATATACATGCAAGACTGATGCAGGTTTTGTCGGTTCAGGGGTTGAGCGAGAAGGCTGAGGCTGTAATCAGGGCTTCCTGTAGTCCGACAACGGATCGTCAGCCTGATCCCGCGACTGCTGACGAGACACCGGAAATGCAATGGTGGCACTTTTATGCTAACGTCAATCGGTCGGAGTTTGAGGCTGATGTTGTGCGGGATACGGAAGCCTGGACGAAAAACGGGATGGACCCCG
- a CDS encoding GatB/YqeY domain-containing protein, translating to MTDIRTRIAEETKTAMKAGQKERVTTLRMIGAKIKDADIAARGQGKEALSDDDITSTLRSMVKSRQESVKMYLEGGREDLAEKEQHEIEVIREFLPPEMDEAALKAAVEAAIAEAGASTMKDMGKVMGALKAKFGASLDLGRANGLVKAALSA from the coding sequence ATGACCGATATCCGCACCCGCATTGCAGAAGAAACCAAGACCGCCATGAAGGCCGGTCAGAAAGAGCGCGTCACCACGCTCCGCATGATCGGTGCGAAAATCAAGGACGCTGACATCGCTGCGCGCGGGCAGGGCAAGGAGGCTCTCTCGGATGATGACATCACCTCTACACTCCGCAGTATGGTCAAATCCCGTCAGGAATCTGTGAAAATGTACCTCGAAGGCGGTCGGGAAGATCTCGCCGAAAAGGAACAGCACGAAATCGAAGTCATCCGTGAATTCCTGCCGCCGGAAATGGACGAAGCCGCGCTCAAGGCCGCTGTCGAAGCCGCCATCGCCGAGGCTGGCGCTTCAACGATGAAGGACATGGGCAAGGTCATGGGCGCCCTCAAAGCCAAATTCGGCGCGTCTCTCGATCTCGGTCGCGCAAATGGTCTCGTCAAGGCCGCTCTCTCCGCCTAA
- a CDS encoding LysR family transcriptional regulator produces MRRFDNIDLRLLRVFATLAETGSFSAAQITLNLSQSTLSTHLAALEQRLGGALCLRGRKGFRLTPLGEETVEAIQDLFESIDTFQSRISQAPTELGGRLRIGTIGGIINSPEMALQHVLARVVAQIPNIHIDLRLGVPQDLELQVADGTRDVVVGPFARHAPGVQYVELCDEPHALYCGEQHPFFTMKDADISKDMIDQARFSVRAYRKLEDLQRIRHPRASGSIVHMEAQLMMILSGSFIGFLPEQAALPYVKSKQMRAIKRDIYKFSSKHYVAFRTIDEKNRIINTFVDEIIKRCRIGK; encoded by the coding sequence ATGCGGCGGTTCGACAATATTGATCTGCGCCTCTTGCGGGTTTTTGCGACACTCGCAGAAACGGGCAGCTTTTCGGCTGCCCAGATAACCCTCAATCTCAGCCAGTCCACATTGAGCACCCATCTGGCTGCGCTGGAGCAGCGGCTGGGCGGGGCGCTGTGTCTTCGGGGACGCAAGGGCTTTCGGCTGACGCCTCTGGGAGAGGAGACAGTCGAGGCAATTCAGGATCTTTTTGAAAGTATCGACACTTTCCAATCCCGGATCAGTCAGGCTCCAACTGAATTGGGGGGAAGGCTGCGGATCGGCACGATTGGGGGAATCATAAACAGTCCTGAGATGGCGCTTCAGCATGTATTGGCGCGTGTGGTTGCTCAGATCCCTAATATCCATATTGATCTGCGATTGGGTGTGCCGCAGGATCTGGAGCTTCAGGTGGCGGACGGGACGCGTGATGTCGTGGTCGGGCCTTTCGCCCGGCACGCGCCCGGCGTGCAGTATGTGGAGCTCTGTGACGAACCGCATGCCTTGTACTGCGGCGAGCAGCATCCCTTCTTTACAATGAAAGATGCTGATATTTCGAAAGACATGATTGATCAGGCCCGGTTTTCCGTAAGAGCCTATCGCAAGCTTGAGGATCTTCAGCGTATCCGGCATCCACGCGCCAGTGGCAGCATTGTGCATATGGAGGCGCAACTGATGATGATTCTGTCAGGAAGTTTTATCGGTTTTCTGCCTGAACAGGCAGCGCTCCCCTATGTCAAAAGCAAGCAGATGCGGGCCATAAAGCGTGATATATATAAATTTTCATCAAAGCATTATGTCGCGTTTAGAACGATAGATGAGAAAAACAGAATAATAAATACATTTGTCGATGAGATTATCAAAAGATGCCGTATTGGCAAGTGA
- the speB gene encoding agmatinase translates to MKNGYDSGRLDLPFVGICSFGKYPIQLDWSAIDADVAIMGAPFDCGTQWRSGTRFGPRSIREASTLFAFGHAGAYDHEDDRVYLDETGGRIVDIGDADIVHTDTERSHANIEAGVRAILAAGALPVVLGGDHSINIPCIRAFDDQPPMHLIQIDAHLDFVDERQGVRHGHGNPMRRAAEQPYITGMTQIGIRNVSSTGREGYEDAREFGSDILSVRQVRKLGLEALLERIPAGVNYYLSIDIDAFDPSIAPGTGTPSHGGFLYYEILEFLVALAERGRVVGVDLVEVAPDYDPAKITPILASQLLLNFIGRILYFRKHES, encoded by the coding sequence ATGAAAAACGGTTACGACAGCGGGCGTCTTGATCTGCCTTTTGTCGGTATATGCAGTTTCGGAAAATACCCGATCCAGCTTGATTGGTCGGCTATCGACGCAGATGTGGCGATCATGGGGGCACCTTTCGACTGCGGCACCCAGTGGCGTAGTGGAACCCGCTTTGGTCCCCGCAGCATCCGGGAGGCGTCGACCCTCTTCGCCTTCGGCCATGCCGGGGCCTATGATCATGAAGATGACCGGGTTTATCTGGATGAAACCGGAGGTCGTATCGTCGATATAGGCGATGCTGATATCGTGCATACGGATACGGAGCGCAGCCACGCGAACATTGAAGCGGGTGTTCGCGCCATTCTTGCTGCTGGCGCTCTGCCTGTTGTTCTGGGCGGCGATCATTCCATCAACATTCCCTGCATCCGGGCCTTCGACGATCAACCTCCGATGCATCTTATCCAGATTGATGCGCATCTCGACTTCGTGGATGAGCGGCAGGGTGTTCGTCACGGTCACGGCAATCCGATGCGCCGTGCCGCAGAGCAGCCTTACATCACCGGGATGACGCAGATCGGTATCCGAAACGTGTCGTCAACGGGACGGGAGGGGTATGAGGATGCCCGGGAATTCGGCTCGGACATTCTCAGCGTGCGACAGGTACGCAAGCTGGGGCTGGAAGCCTTGCTTGAACGTATTCCTGCTGGTGTGAACTATTATCTTTCCATTGATATCGACGCTTTTGACCCGTCTATCGCTCCCGGAACGGGCACACCAAGCCATGGAGGATTCCTGTATTACGAAATACTGGAGTTCCTCGTTGCTCTGGCGGAAAGAGGTCGTGTGGTCGGGGTTGACCTGGTGGAAGTCGCGCCCGATTACGATCCGGCCAAAATAACACCCATTCTCGCTTCACAATTGCTGCTTAATTTTATCGGACGCATCCTGTATTTCAGGAAACATGAGTCCTAA
- the speB gene encoding agmatinase, which translates to MTHHGETHVIDASQVPRFAGVPTFMRLPLASSAEGYDVVFTGIPYDGGTTNRSGARHGPREMRNASSMMRQVNANGIAPYQALNVADIGDCPVNPFNVTECLDMITAHYAAIAAAGAVPITAGGDHLVSLPILRGLAAERPVGLIHFDSHTDTGDAYFGKNRYTHGTPFRRAVEEGLIDSSRTLQIGLRGSLYSPTDYDFAREAGFRLILMDEAMDLGPDGIIRAIRERVGDGPVYVSFDIDCLDPSVAPGTGTPEAGGFLMREAQKMVRGLNGLDIIGADVVEVSPPFDVGGITSLAGATMMFELLCAVAAGEKA; encoded by the coding sequence ATGACGCATCACGGTGAAACCCATGTGATCGACGCCAGTCAGGTGCCCCGTTTTGCGGGTGTTCCGACCTTCATGCGGCTCCCGCTGGCCAGTAGCGCAGAGGGGTATGACGTCGTTTTCACTGGCATTCCGTATGACGGCGGCACAACCAATCGTTCCGGTGCACGGCATGGTCCGCGTGAAATGCGCAATGCCTCCTCCATGATGCGGCAGGTCAACGCCAACGGGATCGCTCCCTATCAGGCGCTGAACGTGGCTGATATTGGAGATTGCCCGGTCAATCCGTTCAATGTGACGGAGTGTCTGGATATGATCACCGCGCATTACGCTGCCATTGCGGCCGCAGGTGCGGTGCCCATCACGGCGGGTGGTGACCATCTTGTCAGCTTGCCCATCCTGCGCGGTCTTGCGGCTGAGCGTCCTGTCGGGCTGATCCACTTCGACAGTCATACTGACACCGGTGACGCCTATTTCGGGAAAAACCGTTATACACATGGCACTCCTTTCCGGCGTGCGGTGGAAGAAGGGTTGATCGACAGCAGCCGGACGCTTCAGATCGGTCTGCGTGGCTCACTGTATTCGCCAACGGATTATGATTTTGCCCGTGAAGCCGGGTTCCGGCTGATCCTCATGGATGAGGCGATGGATCTTGGGCCGGACGGCATCATCCGCGCCATTCGTGAGCGGGTAGGTGACGGCCCCGTTTATGTGTCGTTCGATATTGACTGTCTTGATCCCTCGGTTGCTCCGGGCACAGGCACGCCCGAGGCAGGAGGTTTTCTGATGCGTGAAGCGCAGAAGATGGTCCGTGGTCTCAACGGTCTCGATATCATCGGCGCTGACGTTGTGGAGGTGTCACCCCCATTCGATGTGGGAGGCATTACGTCTCTTGCCGGTGCGACCATGATGTTTGAGCTGCTGTGCGCTGTCGCGGCAGGAGAGAAGGCATGA
- a CDS encoding creatininase has protein sequence MSRTVKLAELTWPDFAARVAENPVVFLPIGATEQHGPHLPLNVDQVLPTAVAERVAEKVGGLVAPTLPYGYKSQPRSGGGEHFPGTIGLDANTLTLVIRDIVCRLAHHGVKRIVLVNGHFENAWPAVEGLDLAMRDIRRDGIEGLTAMRLEYWDFVERATLDRLFPEGFPGTELEHASLLETSLMLLVRDDLVDMSKVPNDGPATFPPYDRWPLRADFVPPSGVLAKAQGSTAEKGQWLMDDHTRLLAEAISKEFGL, from the coding sequence ATGTCCAGAACCGTCAAACTTGCTGAACTTACCTGGCCAGATTTTGCTGCCCGTGTGGCGGAAAATCCTGTGGTGTTTCTGCCGATCGGCGCCACGGAGCAGCACGGTCCGCATCTGCCGCTGAATGTCGATCAGGTCCTTCCCACTGCCGTCGCCGAACGTGTGGCGGAAAAGGTGGGAGGGCTGGTCGCCCCGACACTGCCTTACGGCTACAAATCGCAGCCCCGTTCAGGCGGCGGCGAGCATTTTCCCGGCACAATCGGGCTGGATGCCAATACGCTTACCCTCGTCATCCGTGATATCGTGTGTCGGCTGGCGCATCATGGTGTCAAACGGATCGTTCTGGTAAACGGTCATTTCGAAAATGCCTGGCCTGCCGTGGAGGGTCTCGATCTTGCCATGCGCGATATCCGACGCGACGGGATCGAAGGCCTCACCGCCATGCGTCTGGAATACTGGGATTTCGTCGAACGTGCGACGCTTGATCGCCTGTTTCCGGAAGGGTTTCCCGGCACGGAACTCGAGCATGCAAGTCTGCTTGAAACCTCGCTGATGCTGCTCGTGCGAGACGATCTGGTTGATATGAGCAAGGTCCCCAATGACGGGCCCGCCACATTCCCCCCCTATGACCGCTGGCCGCTGCGTGCGGATTTTGTTCCTCCGTCGGGCGTGCTGGCCAAGGCGCAGGGTTCCACGGCCGAGAAAGGGCAGTGGCTGATGGATGATCACACACGTCTGCTGGCGGAAGCCATCAGCAAGGAGTTCGGACTATGA
- a CDS encoding SDR family NAD(P)-dependent oxidoreductase, producing MTGASSGIGLAIAQAWSAIGANVIGLDRKAPVEGLDGLEVDLTDVAALQKGIRDAAEHLGNRIDVLVNCAGIMIEETLQDLTSEALDLTLAVNLRAPFLVTQNALPFMSEGSCIINIASELAYLGRAGASAYCATKGAALSMTRSWARELAPRIRVNAIAPGPVDTPLLNFAQQDAATQAQDLSNPLGRIGRPEEIARVALFLASADASFITGQCLNVDGGAAMH from the coding sequence GTGACAGGAGCTTCGTCAGGGATCGGGCTTGCCATTGCGCAGGCGTGGTCAGCGATTGGGGCCAATGTGATCGGTCTGGATCGCAAAGCACCTGTTGAGGGGCTTGATGGTCTGGAAGTCGATCTGACAGATGTCGCTGCTCTGCAAAAAGGTATCAGGGACGCCGCGGAGCATCTGGGAAACCGGATCGATGTTCTGGTCAACTGCGCCGGCATCATGATCGAAGAAACACTTCAGGATTTAACCAGTGAAGCACTCGATCTTACGCTGGCTGTCAATCTGCGCGCACCCTTTCTGGTAACACAGAACGCGCTGCCGTTCATGAGCGAGGGGAGTTGCATCATCAATATCGCGTCCGAGCTGGCCTATCTCGGGCGCGCCGGGGCTTCAGCCTACTGCGCCACCAAGGGGGCAGCCCTGTCCATGACGCGTTCATGGGCGCGCGAGCTTGCGCCCCGCATCCGGGTCAACGCCATCGCCCCCGGACCAGTCGATACACCATTGCTGAATTTCGCCCAGCAGGATGCCGCCACACAGGCTCAGGATCTTTCCAATCCGCTGGGGCGTATCGGACGACCTGAGGAAATTGCCCGGGTTGCTCTCTTTCTCGCGTCTGCGGACGCATCCTTCATCACCGGCCAGTGCCTTAACGTGGATGGCGGCGCCGCCATGCACTGA
- a CDS encoding SDR family NAD(P)-dependent oxidoreductase, with translation MTMDFSKKSVFITGASRGIGLGVAQAFARAGASLTLLADDDAIFDVAASLNAKAVKADIGNASAITEGLWDHGPIDVLVNNAGLERLTPLESQDAETVAMFERIIHTNVVGTYHVTRLVRPLMRAGGTIINTASIWGRVAEPLFGAYVASKHAIIGLTKTWAMELGAQGIRVNAVAPGWVRTEAAMRSLATMSERSGQSEEDSLNAIIAAQALPGLMAASDVADTYLFLASPHAASITGQTIQIDRGEYPL, from the coding sequence ATGACAATGGATTTTTCGAAAAAGTCTGTTTTCATCACAGGAGCAAGCCGGGGGATCGGCCTCGGCGTGGCGCAGGCTTTCGCACGCGCAGGGGCGTCCCTGACTCTCCTTGCTGACGACGATGCGATTTTTGATGTTGCGGCTTCTCTCAATGCAAAGGCCGTAAAAGCAGATATCGGCAATGCATCAGCCATCACTGAAGGTCTGTGGGATCACGGGCCGATCGACGTGCTGGTCAACAATGCCGGGCTTGAGCGATTGACCCCGCTGGAGAGTCAGGATGCCGAAACCGTCGCCATGTTTGAGCGGATCATCCACACCAATGTCGTCGGCACCTATCATGTCACGCGTCTGGTGCGTCCTCTCATGCGGGCAGGAGGGACCATCATCAATACAGCCTCGATCTGGGGCCGTGTGGCGGAACCGCTTTTTGGAGCCTATGTCGCTTCCAAACACGCCATTATCGGTCTGACAAAAACCTGGGCGATGGAGCTTGGGGCGCAGGGCATCCGTGTCAATGCCGTAGCACCGGGCTGGGTACGAACGGAGGCCGCCATGCGCTCTCTGGCGACGATGTCGGAACGGAGCGGACAAAGCGAAGAAGACAGTCTGAATGCTATCATCGCGGCTCAGGCTCTTCCGGGGCTCATGGCGGCGTCCGATGTGGCTGATACCTACCTGTTTCTTGCGTCTCCCCACGCAGCAAGCATTACCGGCCAGACGATCCAGATCGATCGCGGCGAATATCCCCTGTAG
- a CDS encoding ABC transporter ATP-binding protein — protein sequence MEQISPYLQFRNVTKFFGDVPVVQEPFNLSIPSGHFTVFLGPSGCGKTTLMRMIGGLDTPTSGEILLQGTPVGEPDIRRGMVFQSYSSFPWLTVRKNIEFGMRFRRDLSTSQKKERAEHFLKLVGLGDFAKSFPSRISGGMRQRVAIARTLAADPDVLLMDEPFGALDANLREDLQFELRKIQKSSGKTTIFVTHDVEEAVFLADRIIVFGPRPAHVIADIDVTSLIGTERNETVRDSEQFFHLRTEILHLLRGRQVKGVAA from the coding sequence ATGGAACAGATCTCGCCCTATCTCCAGTTCCGGAATGTCACGAAATTCTTCGGAGACGTTCCGGTCGTGCAGGAACCGTTCAATCTTTCCATTCCTTCTGGTCATTTCACGGTTTTTCTCGGTCCATCCGGATGCGGCAAGACCACGCTCATGCGGATGATCGGTGGTCTCGACACGCCGACTTCCGGAGAGATTCTGCTTCAGGGAACGCCTGTCGGTGAGCCGGATATCCGTCGGGGGATGGTGTTTCAGTCCTATTCTTCCTTTCCGTGGCTGACAGTGCGCAAGAATATCGAGTTCGGTATGCGTTTTCGCAGGGACCTCTCGACCAGTCAGAAAAAGGAACGTGCGGAGCATTTCCTCAAACTGGTCGGGCTGGGTGATTTTGCGAAGAGTTTTCCATCGCGCATCTCGGGCGGTATGCGACAGCGTGTCGCCATCGCCCGGACGCTTGCCGCCGATCCTGATGTGCTGCTGATGGACGAACCCTTCGGAGCGCTGGACGCCAATCTGCGTGAGGATCTTCAGTTCGAACTACGAAAAATTCAGAAGAGCTCGGGGAAGACGACAATCTTCGTGACACATGATGTCGAGGAAGCCGTTTTCCTTGCTGATCGGATCATCGTGTTCGGACCACGTCCGGCGCATGTCATTGCGGATATCGACGTAACTTCCCTGATCGGTACGGAGAGAAATGAAACCGTGCGCGACAGCGAGCAGTTTTTCCATCTGCGTACCGAGATACTGCACCTTCTGCGAGGCCGTCAGGTGAAAGGGGTTGCCGCATGA
- a CDS encoding ABC transporter permease, translated as MTAVTSSSRKGPDGLFRFRASIPQSATLLAAVMGAAAFLGGWQLLVSLHVVAPVFLPTPLKVAQTFIRMCTDGAMLPNTVVSVRRVWLAFLLSALLAVPLGILMSGYRIIGATLEPMIDFIRYLPVPALVPLAIIWFGVGETTKIFLLWLGTFFQLVLMIAADMKRIPNEYFETAYTLGARPRETLLPVALPAMLPQLMDSMRISLGWCWTYVIIAEIVASDSGLGFVIWTARRFMKTDQVMAGVIMIGLIGLVTDQCLRLLHRKLFRYQ; from the coding sequence ATGACGGCAGTGACTTCTTCTTCCCGGAAAGGTCCCGACGGCCTGTTTCGTTTTCGGGCATCAATTCCACAGAGCGCCACACTGTTGGCTGCAGTGATGGGAGCGGCGGCTTTTCTCGGAGGCTGGCAGTTACTGGTGTCGCTGCATGTGGTGGCGCCCGTCTTCCTTCCCACGCCTCTCAAGGTCGCGCAGACCTTTATCCGGATGTGCACGGATGGCGCGATGCTGCCCAATACGGTGGTGTCCGTCAGACGTGTGTGGCTGGCTTTTCTTCTTTCGGCTTTGCTGGCTGTGCCACTGGGAATCCTGATGAGCGGATATCGCATCATCGGCGCGACACTGGAGCCGATGATCGACTTTATCCGTTATCTTCCGGTGCCGGCGCTCGTGCCACTCGCGATCATCTGGTTCGGGGTGGGAGAGACAACCAAGATCTTTCTGCTGTGGCTTGGGACGTTCTTCCAACTCGTTCTCATGATCGCTGCAGACATGAAGCGTATCCCCAACGAATATTTCGAGACGGCTTACACGCTGGGTGCCCGTCCACGCGAGACGCTTCTACCTGTGGCGCTTCCGGCCATGTTGCCGCAACTCATGGACAGCATGCGCATAAGTCTCGGTTGGTGCTGGACCTATGTGATCATCGCGGAAATCGTTGCTTCCGACAGCGGTCTTGGTTTCGTCATCTGGACAGCGCGGCGCTTCATGAAAACCGATCAGGTCATGGCAGGTGTCATTATGATCGGCCTGATTGGCCTCGTGACAGATCAATGCCTGCGTCTGCTGCACCGCAAGCTCTTCAGGTATCAGTGA
- a CDS encoding ABC transporter substrate-binding protein — protein sequence MKSLKVLAAVLGLGCATAAHADDTIRIMAPVWTGFAPVLVAQDLGYFKDAHLSVDLKFSDERSDVMAAMAHGSIEMEMRTLSEYQGRPRDENTPGIVIGSIDRSLGGDGVIVDGSVHDVSDLKGKTVASESNIPGRLLLQMELHKHGMTLADLKVKEILTSDSVAVFADPSIAAVVTYQPFLQQILGISADRHPKELVSSADYPDYIVDVLVARNDDLKANPDKYKRFLTALYKAVTYYKSNPEDFAKIAAPHFDLSPDDFKKSVVGSLEYTDLAQSKAYMGTPEKPGKISEIFVTLMGLNIENGAASVRLDPAHSIDSSLIAEIPSP from the coding sequence ATGAAGTCACTCAAAGTGCTTGCAGCTGTTCTCGGTCTTGGCTGTGCGACAGCAGCGCATGCTGACGACACAATTCGAATCATGGCGCCTGTCTGGACAGGCTTTGCTCCGGTTCTGGTCGCGCAGGATCTGGGATATTTCAAGGACGCCCATCTTTCCGTCGATCTGAAATTTTCCGACGAACGCTCCGATGTCATGGCCGCCATGGCGCATGGTTCCATCGAGATGGAGATGCGCACCCTCAGTGAATATCAGGGACGTCCACGCGACGAGAACACGCCGGGCATCGTCATCGGTTCCATCGATCGCAGTCTTGGCGGGGATGGGGTGATTGTTGACGGCTCCGTCCACGACGTCAGTGACCTCAAGGGCAAGACTGTTGCCTCGGAAAGCAATATTCCCGGTCGTCTTCTCTTGCAGATGGAACTGCACAAGCATGGCATGACTCTGGCCGATCTCAAGGTGAAGGAAATCCTGACCTCCGACAGTGTGGCGGTATTTGCAGATCCGAGCATCGCGGCGGTTGTGACCTATCAGCCTTTCCTGCAGCAGATACTGGGCATTTCAGCAGACCGTCATCCAAAGGAACTGGTGTCGTCGGCTGATTATCCTGATTACATCGTGGATGTTCTCGTGGCCCGCAATGACGACCTGAAGGCCAATCCCGACAAATACAAGCGTTTCCTGACGGCTTTGTACAAGGCTGTGACCTACTATAAATCCAATCCGGAAGACTTCGCGAAGATCGCCGCGCCTCACTTCGATCTTTCGCCGGATGACTTCAAGAAAAGCGTGGTGGGAAGTCTTGAATACACGGATCTGGCTCAGTCAAAGGCCTATATGGGCACGCCTGAAAAGCCGGGAAAGATTAGCGAGATTTTTGTCACTCTCATGGGGCTGAACATCGAAAATGGAGCCGCCTCTGTTCGTCTCGATCCAGCGCATTCCATCGATAGCAGCCTGATTGCCGAGATTCCTTCTCCATGA